The following are from one region of the Capsicum annuum cultivar UCD-10X-F1 chromosome 1, UCD10Xv1.1, whole genome shotgun sequence genome:
- the LOC107868076 gene encoding uncharacterized protein LOC107868076, whose protein sequence is MTSNIAECINGCLVEARKLPILGFLEEVRILFAAWNCKNNDIASYTNTTLDRRFEEILTHNGVKALRMTVKPAESYLYCVYDSGQRYIVDIERGTCNCGRYRIDEIPCPHEIAVLKSKNIDVKDYGRYCAELYRPQTIVKTYELPIVPVPDKKDLNVPCFVDDEEVFPLKYRRPPGRSKKGRHLKSSESLSPNSNCCSKCERAGHNRRTCGFFPKES, encoded by the exons atgacttcaaatatagCCGAATGTATTAATGGTTGTTTGGTTGAGGCTAGAAAACTTCCTATTCTAGGTTTCCTAGAAGAAGTTAGAATCTTATTTGCTGCATGGAATTGTAAGAACAACGACATTGCATCGTACACAAATACAACTCTTGACCGAAGATTTGaagaaattctaactcataatgGTGTTAAAGCTTTGCGGATGACG GTTAAACCAGCAGAGAGttatctttattgtgtttatgattCGGGACAGAGATACATTGTAGATATTGAGCGTGGCACGTGCAATTGTGGTCGATATCGAATTGAtgaaataccttgtccacatgaaATTGCcgtattaaaaagtaaaaatattgatgtAAAGGATTATGGTCGTTATTGCGCTGAATTGTATAGGCCACAAACCATAGTGAAGACATATGAACTCCCGATAGTTCCAGTGCCAGACAAGAAGGATTTGAATGTTCCATGttttgttgatgatgaagaagTTTTTCCACTCAAATATCGAAGACCTCCTGGAAGGTCGAAAAAAGGAAGACATCTGAAATCTAGTGAATCATTGTCTCCAAATTCAAACTGCTGCAGTAAATGCGAAAGAGCCGGTCACAATCGTAGGACTTGTGGTTTCTTTCCAAAGGAATCAtga